AGGGCAGTTTAGTTCTGCTCTGAAGCAAATGGTATCTTTGCCACAACAGCCAGCTGAGGCACGGGGCTTTGAATCGTGTCTTAAATACACAGGGCTTTCTCTGTAAAGTGcctttttgctttacttttcctatttttcaatATAATGAGAAGCTCATTTCATGAGGTGTCTCATGGCAACCCCCAAGtatcttaaaataaacattttcgTAAAACAAGTGGATTTTGGTATTAGGAAGTCAGCAACTTGAAAGGGCTTTTGTCAAAAGTTGGTGGAGGCCCTGGTAGACTGTTCAAACATGGGAGGAATTTCTGCCTGCATAGTGAGTCCTTTgacttttagaaaaatattattgtttgAGTTTTCAGTAACTTGGTAGCAGAAGGACAACATAgctcaaactttttttcctctcagcccATGTGTCTGCTTTTGCTATGGAATATTCCttaaaaaagagtaaataagTGCACTGTAAATAGCACTCAGGACTGTAGTGACATCATCAGCCTCAAGAGCTGATGCAAAACTCAGAGAGTGTGTGTCCTGAGCCCTCGTATGCTCACTGAATTGAGGAGTATGGTAAAGATGTGTCTGTGGTGGAGATGTCCATGTTATGATGATCACCACAGATAAGGTGGCACTGATTGCCTCCTGCTGTGCTCCTTTCTAATGCCAGCCTGAGCACTGTCCCACAGATTGGAAGGGCTGTAAACAGCAGCTTCTCCATCGGGGCAATCCTTAGGCAAGTTTTGACTCTAATATGTTTTGATCTttgtcccttcccctcctgtaGCTCTAAAGACTATTTCCATGGCCATTTTGAATATTGCCCCTAAGATGCTATTAGCCTTTGTGAAGACCAGCTTGTGTCTCCCAGTTAAAGACCTTCCCTGCCCAAGGCAGGGTATGCACCAGAATTAATAAGTGGCTTTGCATAAGTGACTCGATAAAAACAGTCACTGAAAAGAGAGTCTGGAGTTTCAAGGGCTTTGGTAACTGTGTATCTGGTTCAGAGTTGTGCCAGGTGCCTTAGACTGGAAGGACTCATAGTTCCTGGTGTCACTAGCAAGTTCTCCTGAAGTCACCAGTAGAGATTTGCTCATATCTGGACCATAAATTGAATGTATTCAGAGCTCAAGGATAATCTCACTGATGAAAACAACTGAGAAGAGAGTATTTGTCTTTTTCGAGCCCAGTTGCATATTGTGCGTGCTGAGATGCGCAGAAGTGCTGATGAGCTAGTAGACATTGGAAAATATCCATCTGGGTCAGAATCAACTATGCATGTAATCTGGCCCAGGGAGGAGAAGATTTAGGTGAGGAAATTAAACTCTggtccttctttttttccaaaataaataaatccttttttcctgGTATGTCTGAGGGTAGcccatttttttaactgagtgGACATCCATCACAGGTGGCTTTCCTTGAGTTAGTTTATATGGGATCAAAGAGAAACCACAAGGCAGGAACACTGCAACTGAGCAAAAACTTCAGATCAAATTACTTCAGCAATTTTGCCCCTTCATAAAGCAGAAGgtcattttttaatttggttaAATGTTTTGGTGAGGCCTGGATCCAGCCTTTGCTTGGCTCTCTGAGCCAAGCAGAACTTGATCGCTCAGTGAGTCATTGCATTTCCCTGATCTGCAGAAGAAACTCAATGGGCGGATCATTTCCCTGTCTGTCGGTGGGACATCTCTGCAAGTGTGTGGGGCTGAGAAAATCTCACCTCTTAGCATAAGAGTCGTGGGTATGCAGGCTGCAAGTGTGGGGCCAGGCAGACTTCAAATGCAAAGGCATGAATGGTAGGTGGCAgtcctttcctcccccttccctttgTCACTACCTGAGAACATGACCATCCATCCCAACACCCTGCACCTGCAGAAACTGAGAACGAAATGAATTCCAGGTCTCACACTTTTTGGGCAAAAATCATAAGCCCTCAGTGCTATGCAAGTACTGGATGTTTCCTCCTCTGGGTGTCTTCTTGGGGCTAAGGGCTGTGACTGCAATAGGTGGCCTTCAGGTCTTATGCCAGGCTCCCTCAGATGTGACCATGGGGTAAGGCTGCTGTGGCATGGGGCTCGGACACCTACTTGGGAGACACGGTATAGGAAGCTGCACGCTTGCCTCTCTGGCCCTAGGCAACCAATGTATAGCTCAGTTCATAACGTAATTCTGAATCAGTGTTGGCACCTTTAACATTATCCTATcctaaagacatttttaaatagctttcaGCTGCCTGAATATGGCCAGGACACAGGACTTGGAGAGTTGTTTTGCTGGTGTTTCATGCCACGTTGAAGCCACGATTGTCACAGTCACTTTGACATCTAACTATCTTTTAGAACATGATCTGTAGTATTTAACTGTAGTTTGAAATGGAATCATCTCTGTAGGTAAAACAtcaagaaagagaataaaaaaaaaaaaaaacaaatcttcatTTTGAAGACATCTTTAGCAGCAGCTGGATTCCTGACTTCTTGTACTGGGAAAGCATTTATGCTGTTCAGAAGGCTGCTCTTCTGGCAGAGCAATTACATTTTAGCAGCTTGCCAAATGAGAGTGTGATAGAAGGATAATATTTCACTCCCACCCTTAGCTACTCCTTACAGTAACGAGATGGTGATTAAGAGTCTGTTTCTTTACAGGCAAGGCTTACAGTTAAGTAGCATCCTTTCCTTGGACATGCACTAGGTAGCTGTGTTTAGATCTATGATCTGGCTGCTTGGGGCCATCTCAGAAGGTTTCCTGTCTTCCTCTGGCCTATCCACGCACTTGTCTAGGCAGAtgtctttcctgaaaataagCTCCAGCAGCCAATTCATCAAGGCCAGTCCTAAATTCCCCACAGGCAGGACTCCCgactttgctttcctctccGAGTATCCACCACTTTAACCTTCAGGAGCACATGATGTTACTAAACCAATCATTCtttgtaaaaacaaagaaatgtatAACAAGACAGTAGCATGAAGCTCTTTCCCTGTTTCCTCCAGGTGTTTTGGTGGATTTAAGTCAGAGTCTCTGCAACATATAGaatacttctttttccccagaactACTTTTCAAGACTctgattttctctctgaaatggcTGGTGGGAAGTCCCCAGGTGTTCAGTcatttccccttctcccaccttCAGATGAACATTCCTGGTCTACTGCAATGCCAAGGGATTGCACTACTTCATCAGATACTTTACTATTTTGGTTGATACCTAGCTGGAATCTGAATTTGAAAGGTGATGTGGGGGAGGGATTTGGGAGGGAGGATAACTTGTGAAGTAACCAGTTCTTCGTTCACGGGTACCTCTATTTTACAGGACAATTAATATGTAAAAACAACATATGTTCAGCCTCATGCCTGCATCCCAGCATCTGGATTTCTCAGCTCCGTCTGGCATCTAATAAAAGAACAGAGCCTCATAAATTCaactcagaaagcaaaatagttTTTATACATTTATGACAACCATATAGAGATGTATTAATTCTGTTTGAGAGCATGAATGTGTAAATACACAGGTCTCCCCAAGCAGCCATTACAAGCACTATTGATTAAGAAATTGCGAGCATCTGCATAGgttcaaaagagaaaatgatgcTGGACCTGGGAGGTTTCCTTTACAGCAGTAACCTTTCAGATCTCCTAAGAATGACAAGCAAGTCTGATTGATACTGCCAACATATGACACCAGTCCTGGAAGGAGACCTCTCTGTCTGCACCCTATGTAGTCCCACAGCTGTATGTTATGTTCTCGAGAAAGGGGCGTATGTGCCAAAGCACATACAGAATCAGGGCCTATGACCCTCTGATAACCCTGTGCTTTCTTACACATACTTCTGTTGCGTGAGATGCTCGCtaggttgttttctttctggaatgAAAAGTGCCGctagtgtttgtttttgttacCCTcattccctcctttccctgctccaggcagGAAAGCGCTAGCAGCTCTGCCTCATAGGTTGGCAGGAaatttaaaacagcagcaagccACTGCTCAGACCACccccaggtttttttttttttcccattgatgTAGGAGACTATTTAATTGGGGGCTGACTTGTCAAACTTACTCGTTGATGCTTACCAGTAGCTGCCTAAACactagctgatttttttcctccctccctcctcctttggACAAGCTCCTCACCATGAAGATGCTGCTGAGCCTgattgctctgctctctgccgCCCTGTTAGCCAACGCAGCCCCTCCAACTTGCTACTCGAGGGTGTTGTCTCTGAGCAAAGAAATCACGGAGTCCTTTAAGGAGTTACAGACCTCCAAAGCTGTGGTGAGTCTACCTACAAACTGCTCCTGCAAAGACGCTGCAGGTTGCTTGCTTTCGATGCAAGTTTCTTTCTAAACAAAATTGCAACGggtctttcttcttccctgcagGACTCATGTGTGGAGACGCTTCCCAGGCTGTACTTGGACATACATGTAAGTTTTcacacttctttctttctgctctgcagtaAAAGCAGCTAATGGAAAGTGCGGGTAACTCTTAAGATTGTACCTCAGCAGAGTGGtttgaaatgaatttttaaaagcttaattaaCTAGAGAGATgagtgaccaaaaaaaaaaaaatctcattttgaacCTTATTAAAATCCCTATGGAACTTCTGAGATTTTACTTGatcaaaaattcaaaatgagGAAATCAATATTTTGAAGCGATTACCATTTTTTACATTATAAATTTATTGCTACAGAGCCTTTTCAGAAGTTAAATATGTGCAACAAAACTTTGAATAATAGTTTAATGCAGAATAAACTTTCTCAGTTAATAAGTCTACTTCATTTTATATCATGAGTGGCTTCTGGCActgcagttttaataaaaagtacAGGAATACCTTGCTggcttttcctgttttaaatagCCACTTGTTgattccagaaagaaaaagtatgtcTGAGGATATGAAAGTGTGATTCTGAGAAAAGACAGCAGTAGTTATCTCCCAGCAAACACAAAATAGCCTCCTGCACACATAGTTTATATCACAGTGTTCTGCCCTGGGATATCTGacatattttgcttcttttcccaGTGCTGAACTGAGTAactaaaaagtagaaaatatcaGACAAACCAACAGATGTCTGACACATTTTGCCAGAGGCAACTACACTGTCAAGTCTTGCAAGTCAGGACCCTTCAGATCCCAGTTCCAGAGTTGCCAATGCCTCACTTCATTGCAAAGATCAAGCAATGTGATtccagtgcctcagtttcccttgcTTTAAAGCAAGAGTGGGGATATTTGTTTACCTGCTTCACAAGGACGTTGTGAAATAAATGTTGGCTGTGCTTTATTTTGATAACACAAAGTCTGAGGTAAAAACtactctgaaaataattttgtctggCTTGTGCAGTATTGCCTGTTGTATGGGAACAGAGGAATCATGTCTGTGAAATCTTGATAATCCGTTCACCAGCTAAATCAGGTGCTCTCTTAAAAGGGAGATAGTGCACCTATTCTGTAGGTAACTCCACCAACTACAGGAGCAGATTTGATTGTATTGACACTGCTGCCTCCTAAAGCATGTGAGAAAGAAGCTGGCAGACCAAAACTGTGTCTATGTACTTTTCCAAGCACTTATTTGGACCAAACACCTTTGTTATGAAACACTGATGGTGAATTTTCCTAACTGAAGGTTACATAGATTACACATACAGAGAGGTAGGAATTCAAGGTTCCCGCAGAGGCAGTAAGAATTTTGTAAGTGGTGgatgagaaacagaaatctctGTTTGTGCAGGGTTACACATACCTCTTTTACATGCTTTGCAGAATTACTGCGTGTTGGCAAAACTCCGTGATTTTGTGGCCTACCCCAGATGTGAGAGAGTGCTTGAAGTGAGtgagctgaaggaaaaagcCCGGAGCCTTTACACCATCATGATCTCCTACTGCAGAAGGGTAGGTCAAGATGTACCAACAGGGACATAGTCTCTCCTTTTAGCCCCCTCTGTCTCCACCCTGTCCCCTGAGGAGCAAAACTGGACCAGGGCCTGAGCTTCTTAACATTGTGCTatcttctgccttcctccttaTAAATGTTAgccttctcttttgtttctccAGGACTTGGTGTTCCTCACTGATGACTGTGGTGCTCTGGAAAATCCTGTTCTGCCTCCCATTGAGCCCGCCATCATTGAGAGCTAAAATGGAGTCAGCCCAAAAGTTGTATCTGGGAAATTTTCAAGGAGACAAAGAGTCAAAATATGTATACATGGTCAACTACAATGTTAACAACTGAGATCTTTTTCAAGCGCAGTAGCAATATTATCTCAGACCTACCCATTTTTCTCTGCCTTGGCAGGAAATGAACTGCATGCCTTGCATACCTACTGAGCTGCTAGGGAAACTACGGCTAGGGAGCATTTTTTCATTTGGCAAAGTATGATATTTCAGCTTAGTCAAATGTATAAAGTATGTTTGGTTTAAACATTAGATACTAGATCCTTTTTTTACTCTTCTGTGAATAACTAGAttcatataaagaaaatacattatgaTCAATATTCTATCCTGACTTAGCAGTTATTCTTTTATTAGATGGGCTTGGAAAggaccacattttttttcttaaagtgtttGATAGGAGAAGTGTAGCTCTGTACTGGCAGATGTCTCTCTACATAGTTCATATAGTATGCTGATAGTTTTTGATGTCAGACTTATAAGAATAGAGATGAAAGTGACCTGTCTGtggaaaactaaataaaaatggcCTTATAATCCAAGAAGCTTGTGTTACATCATGTCTTTTGACATCAACCCGAAAGGTGTCATTCTTACAAACTTGCTTTTCACAGTCTCTtgcaagttgtttttcacagaataagCCATCTTTAGCTTTGTTTCCATAGCAATGCAAACTTTGCTGTGTCTGCATAATTTGACAATATCTAAGATTCTACTGGGAGATTTTTTCCTTACTGCAAAAAATTTATTTGATTAAATtagtggctttttttaaaaatactgtttcgGTGTTTTGAGAATGTAAGCTGTGCGGCAGTGGGTCAGAAAGACTATCAAATATTTGGACAAATTGGTATGTTTCTAAGACACAGCCCATGTACTGAGCTAGTGAGATTAATAAAATTTCCAGACAATAGTTTCAGAGTCATGGGTGAGGACATGAGACTTTCACACCTGGCAGCTCTTTGGTGccaagaaagaaacaatatCTTCCCCTTTTCTTGGAAGTAGCTGCTATTACCCAGagtcccttccttccccctgtGCAAGTTGTTCCTCCTTCTCCTACATAGTGTTCACTGCTTGTTCATCTGCAGCATAGTCAGCTCTGGTGACTTGGTCAGTGGTCTCACcatgttttataaaaaatatctttatatcTTCGGTAATTATGGGATTACATGACAATCACAGCAAGAAAACTGCAGAGCAAGATGTTTCCTTTCCCACAGAAGCCCAGACAACTCCATCCCTAGAACTGGACTTTGGTTAAAGTCTATGCAGGTAACTATGGCACTTCTGCCTCTACTTCTTTCCTGTCGCACACACTTTGTGAAACTGGGTATTTGGTGAGATTTTTCTTATGGATCTTCTGATAACTCCTCTTTATCCTGCTTTATTGAAGTAAATAAGTCTTTCCTAGTCCATTTTGATGGAACTTGTGATCCTAACTCCATATTTCTCCCATAATGTTCCCATTCTTTCAATAACCTTCCAAATAGATTTCTCTTGCTTTAGGCTGATTGCATGTAGCCTAATTTCTTTAGGACAAAATTTCTTGCAAGAAGTCTTTGGAATTGGAAATACAATATAAATCATTACTTTATTTGCCTTTCTTTAGTTAGTAACTTTAGATTTTTCATGACTGACAAGGGCACACTCTGTCTGCAACAGACTTTTAGCATGGTTACTCACCAACAGCTCAGCTTGGTGCTGTTACATCCTACTTCTGCAGAAGCTGAGAAAAGCAACTAGATACTTTGGGGACTGTACATACTTGAATGGACTTTAAAAGCCTATCTTCCATTTGCAGATGCTGTATATTTTATTCCCAGAATCAAATTTTTCTGGTTGTTGGTGTGCTTTTACATGAAGTGTATTCCCTGTGGTTTATGCTGTGACTCTCTTCACATCTTGTATGccatttttaatggaaagtgTGCTGAAAGCAAAGCTATGCTCTTTGAATTCACAGTACCTTGCTGTCACTCAGGCTGTCTTAAGAGATTTGTGATTAGATGAACACTTTTTATGAACAGCATCTTTTTCCAGGTTGTCACagtccaggggaaaaaaaacactgataaAGAGATCTAATCCACTTGTAATTTGCCAAGAAATCATTCACTTCTCCCTTTCGGTAGGACAGCAAGCTTATGAACTTTTTAATTTACCATTATACCAGGTATATAAGGAGCAGTGGAGCCATTTATGCAGCCGAGCATTTATTCCTGCAACACAGCAGCCCGTGCTTGTTAGGGCCCCAGCCAACAGGGAGACCATGAAGGGATTAAGACATATTTGTTGTAATTTGTCAGCTGGCATGTTGCCTAGTTAGTGCAGGATATTACCAAAAGTACCTAATTGAGAAACTGTACTCAATTTGTACGATCACTAGGGAAGAACtgtagaaaaacaaagcatgtgTTCTGTTGTCTTGCCTGTTGAAGGAGGTTCGTTGGAAAGAGCAGTCAATCCTAGGACTAGGTTTCCTTTTGTAGACTTCTCTCTATCTTCAGGAAGCCTCAATAAAGACCAGTTCTAGAACTGCTAGGCTCTCCCTCATATTATCATATGGAATCCCAAGGCAGTCAAAATGGTATGTCTTGGGGACTGTCTCTGCAAAATTATTCAAAGacaataatttcaaattttgcCAGAGGGTTATATTATGGATTTTACTAGAACCAGCACCTTTCCCATCTCTTTTGTTCCAGTATCAGTCACACGGGCTTTCCCTAAGTAGGTACTCTGGTCACTTAACTCCTCATACACTGTTTTttggtgaaagaagaaaaaacagtaaaggGGAGGAATCTGTACTTTTAGGCTGTACACGTTTTGGAGTGAAGCCTTAAGTTTGTCCAAACACCAGATTTGGGAGTGCCCATTTGTCCATTGCACCTTTCCCTACGTATGTGGAATCTGTGGGTTGAACTAACAGGATGCTGACAGAGATTTTCCAAAAATTTACTACAGTGCTAAGGTCTTGTAAATAACATTACCTTGCAAACATTTAACCGCTGTACTTTAACCAGTACTTTTTCCACAGTAAAACATTCTAACTTTTGGAGTGTATGGCAATGCAAGTGAAAATTACAATGGACAAGCTCCACCAACTTTATTTGTGCAACATTTTGGATTCACACTTTTCTTTTAGGCTTGCTATGGTCAGGAACCCTGTGCCACCCAAGATTTTACTGTTAGCCTgccagaatgaaaaaaacagtatgcAAGGGAGCTGTTGGTAGCTAAGTCAAACTTCAGAGATCATGTCCAGAGACAGGCCAAAATCTCTTTATCAAAAGATTTTTCATAGTCTATGTTTCCTCAGCATAGGGTAAATGTATATCCTCAGTTAAATAATATAGTAATGAACAGAAAACCAATTAGAATATCTATCTTTTGAAGACAgataaatacatacacatataccCTGAAATCTTGTTTCACGTTCGCAGGTCTGTAAAGAGGACGTGTTCAGACAGATAAGAGGATTTTGAAGCcaaacagatcacagaatcacagaatgttagggattggaagggaccttgaaagtcatctagtccaatccccctgccggagcaggattacctagatcatatcacacaggaacgcgtccaggcgggttttgaatgtctccagagaaggagactccacaacctctctgggcagcctgctccagtgttcagttaccctcaccgtaaagaagtttttcctcatatctatgtggaacctcctgtgttccagcttgcacccattgccccttgtcctgtcagtggatgtcactgagaagagcctggctccatcctcatgacacttgccctttacgtatttataaacattaatgaggtcacccctcagtctcctcttctctaagccaAATagacgcagctccctcagcctctcctcataagggagatgttccactcccttaatcatcttcgtggctctgcgctggactctctctagcagttccctgtccttcttgaactgaggggcccagaactggacacaatattccagatgcggcctcagcagggcagagtggAAGGAGGcggagaacctctctcgacctgctgaccacaccccttctaatacaccccaggatgccattggccttcttggccacaagggcacactgctggctcatggtcatcctgctgtccactaggacccccaggtccctttcccctacgctgctctccaacaggtctgcccccaacttgtactcatacatgtggttgttcttgcccagatgcaggactctacacttgcccttgttatatttcattaaatttctccccgcccagctctccagcctgtccaggtctctctaggaatggcagcacagc
The sequence above is drawn from the Nyctibius grandis isolate bNycGra1 chromosome 6, bNycGra1.pri, whole genome shotgun sequence genome and encodes:
- the CYTL1 gene encoding cytokine-like protein 1, encoding MKMLLSLIALLSAALLANAAPPTCYSRVLSLSKEITESFKELQTSKAVDSCVETLPRLYLDIHNYCVLAKLRDFVAYPRCERVLEVSELKEKARSLYTIMISYCRRDLVFLTDDCGALENPVLPPIEPAIIES